The Bacteroidota bacterium genome contains the following window.
ATCGAAGCCTGGCACGACATGGAGAAGGCGCTGGCGCGCCTGCCGGCGCGGACGCGAGCGGTTATCTGGCTCCACGACGTAGAAGGATTTACGCACAAAGAAATCGGACACCTGATGGGTAAAACCGCGAGCTACTCGAAATCGCAGATGGCGCGCGGATACCAGCGGCTGCTCAGCGCGAACGATGCGCAGCGGGCGGACGGTGCTGACAACCGCGATCGTCTTGCCGGCGACGCGCAGCAGCGGGAAACGCCGCCGGAACAAGAGACGACCAATGAAAGACAGAGCAACACAACGACCGGAATGGAGCGAAGCGCAGCTTTCCCGGCTGCTGGCGCACCGTGATGGCGAGCTGGAGGTTGCCGGTTATTGTTTGTCATGTGTCGCTGTTAGTTCTCACATACCATCAGAAATGCAGGCAAAGTACCTAAGAGACGCGTGTTTCCTGGCAAGCCGAGGACAAATCCCAGAGGAGATTGTCGTCGTAGTAGTGAAGGTGAGCCAGCGTACGGGCGGAAGCATTCTGGGCGACAAAACGCGTATGCAGCGCATTTCGCGCCACCCCAATGCCTTTGTACGCCCTTCCCCAAACCAGGGCACCCTCGGCGGCATCGCCCGCCGTACGCGCGAAGCCATGTTGCTCTGTGAAGCAGCCGGTTTTGATGTGATCTTCGTCGAAACCGTTGGTGTGGGCCAGGCTGAGTTTAGCGTGCACCTAATGGTGGATATGCTGCTGCTGTTACTGATCACGGGTGCAGGGGACGATCTGCAGGGAATCAAGCGCGGCATTATGGAAATGGCTGATCTGATTGTAGTCAACAAAGCAGACGGAGAAAATGCGTTGCCGGCACAAAGACTTGTAAAACTCATCCAGCAAGCAACCCATGTCTTACCGGATCCTCGGGACGACTGGTCTACAGCCGTTTTATCCGTTTCGTCGATAGAGCATGCCGGCTTCGAACAAGTAGCAACCGCGCTCAGTACGTTTGAAATGACCATGCGTGATTCGGGCGCATTGGATGTAACCCGCAGGCAGCAAGCGGTTGCCTGGATGCACCAGCACATCGATGAACAATTGCTTGCCCAACGCAATGGGCATGACGTGCTTTTGAATGAGATGGAAAATGCAGTTTCGGCCGGCAAACTAACACCTATGGAAGCTGCCAGAGCCGTTCTTGCACAAATCCTTAAACGTTAAGCCTTACGGTCGCTTCCAAGAATTATTGAAATCGTCCCCACTTCTTTTCGTAACCGTATTGCCCGGCTTTCAGGCATTAAAGCAGCGCACACGGGATGGCACACTCGTTGAATAGGGAGCACCTGCCCTACCATCCCCCCCCGAATCTTTGCTTCGTTGCATTGAAGCAGTAGCCCCCCAGCTAGCCTGTATGATTAAAAAGCCCAATGATAACAAATGGGTACGCCTGTTTGTCGTTATAGCCCTTTTTACCTCCCCTATCCTCTTTCAAGGATGCGACACCTTTGGAACTGAAACTACAGCATCGAATGAAGCCACAAATGCATTAACACCGCAAGCACCTGTATCTGCTGATCATCCCAAACTCCGCCACCCTCAGCTACTTGATCAAGCAAGGGGTACCGTAGATGGCGCCGGCAAAGGTGGAAGCGATCAAATCCATCTTATGCTGGCCTTCAACGGCTATGAAGCAGATGGCATTACCAAGCGTGTGATGAACAGATATGACGTCACCCGCCGGATCCTGAACAAGTACGAAGATGACATTCGCCTGAAAGTGCAGCTCAGCAAAGCCTTTGACGGGATTTCGATTAAAATCAACGACGAAATCATGGAGGACTTCCTCGCAGATCTTGCGCAAGACCCCGATTTTGCATGGGCAGAACCCGACGTTGATTTTGGCCAGCTATGGGTTATCCCCGAGAAAAAGGGGCATCATGAAGATCAACTTATTCCCTGGGGTATAGCCCGTATTGGTGGCGGCCTTGACAAGCCCAAAAACGACAA
Protein-coding sequences here:
- a CDS encoding sigma-70 region 4 domain-containing protein, which produces IEAWHDMEKALARLPARTRAVIWLHDVEGFTHKEIGHLMGKTASYSKSQMARGYQRLLSANDAQRADGADNRDRLAGDAQQRETPPEQETTNERQSNTTTGMERSAAFPAAGAP
- a CDS encoding methylmalonyl Co-A mutase-associated GTPase MeaB, which gives rise to MQAKYLRDACFLASRGQIPEEIVVVVVKVSQRTGGSILGDKTRMQRISRHPNAFVRPSPNQGTLGGIARRTREAMLLCEAAGFDVIFVETVGVGQAEFSVHLMVDMLLLLLITGAGDDLQGIKRGIMEMADLIVVNKADGENALPAQRLVKLIQQATHVLPDPRDDWSTAVLSVSSIEHAGFEQVATALSTFEMTMRDSGALDVTRRQQAVAWMHQHIDEQLLAQRNGHDVLLNEMENAVSAGKLTPMEAARAVLAQILKR